One segment of Ipomoea triloba cultivar NCNSP0323 chromosome 12, ASM357664v1 DNA contains the following:
- the LOC115999654 gene encoding receptor-like protein 53 isoform X2, which produces MAYLGGFHYLRTLNLSDCRKMSSSSLWPITGLTNLKELDLSRCSKLTDAGIRHLLSIPVLEKLWIAETGVTAEGVILLRSLTNLSLLDLGGLPVTDVALCSLQALTKLQYLDIWGSELSNKGASVLKMFRGLSFLNLAWTKVTSLPTLPSLAYLNMSNCIVNSVFEGEGGKVMVERLILSGATISDGSEAFQYVEASRLALLNLSNSSLNSFSFLRCMNAITELDLSGCCVGDESVEYIECIGASLRYLNLSKTKVSSAGVGTLARHAPNLETLLLSYTGIDDNAIAYISTMPLLKFISLSGTNVKGLLNHVESDNVWNSLSAFHSLDHLERLELEETQIKDATLSPLSSICKLGYLSLRSGPLTDACLYHLSQIRNLINLVVRDAVLTNAGLYTFNPPSGLEMLDLRGCWLLTDDALLSFCQKHPSIELKHELVSTSPFDKAGSHHSSPSQHTSRNSEYKHKHNKLPSTPLRFKNESFIDQRLKYSRDELLAMSFVSSTSSPSNAS; this is translated from the exons ATGGCCTATTTAGGTGGCTTCCACTACTTGCGCACTCTGAATCTGTCAGATTGCCGAAAAATGAGTAGTTCCTCTCTATGGCCTATTACAG GCTTGACAAACTTGAAGGAACTTGACCTCTCTAGATGCTCAAAGCTTACTGATGCTGGAATCAGGCATCTTTTATCTATTCCAGTGTTGGAGAAGTTGTGGATTGCAGAAACAGGTGTAACTGCAGAGGGAGTTATACTTCTCCGTTCGCTAACCAATTTATCTTTATTGGATTTGGGAGGATTACCTGTAACTGATGTAGCTCTGTGTTCTCTACAG GCTCTCACTAAACTGCAATATTTAGATATCTGGGGAAGTGAATTATCTAACAAAGGAGCTTCTGTTCTTAAAATGTTCCGGGGATTAAGTTTCTTGAACTTAGCTTGGACAAAGGTTACAAGTTTGCCAACTCTGCCCTCTCTTGCTTACCTGAACATGAGTAACTGCATTGTAAATTCTGTATTTGAAGGAGAAGGTGGTAAAGTGATGGTGGAAAGACTTATTCTATCTGGAGCTACAATCTCAGATGGCTCTGAAGCCTTTCAATATGTAGAAGCCTCTCGCTTGGCTCTTCTGAATTTGTCCAACTCTTCTCTTAATTCGTTCAGTTTTTTGAGGTGTATGAATGCCATAACAGAACTAGATCTGAGTGGTTGCTGTGTGGGAGATGAGTCTGTTGAATACATTGAATGCATTGGAGCAAGTTTACGATATTTAAATCTCAGCAAGACAAAAGTAAGCTCAGCTGGAGTGGGTACCTTAGCTAGACATGCTCCTAATCTTGAAACTTTGCTGTTGTCTTACACTGGCATTGATGATAATGCCATTGCATACATCAGCACAATGCCATTACTAAAGTTTATCAGCCTAAGTGGTACAAATGTCAAAG GTCTCCTTAACCATGTGGAATCTGATAATGTTTGGAACTCACTGTCAGCATTTCATAGTCTAGATCACTTAGAAAGGTTGGAGTTGGAGGAGACTCAAATTAAGGACGCAACACTATCCCCTCTGTCGAGCATCTGTAAATTGGGCTATTTATCTTTACGAAGTGGACCCCTAACGGATGCCTGCTTGTATCATTTGTCACAAATTAGAAACTTGATAAATCTTGTGGTTCGTGATGCTGTGCTAACAAATGCAGGGCTGTATACCTTCAACCCCCCATCAGGTTTAGAAATGCTTGATCTGAGAGGGTGCTGGCTCCTAACAGATGATGCTCTCTTGTCATTTTGTCAAAAACACCCTTCAATTGAATTGAAGCATGAGCTTGTCAGCACTTCCCCCTTTGACAAAGCTGGATCTCATCACTCATCTCCATCACAACATACCTCAAGGAACTCAGAATACAAACACAAGCACAATAAACTACCCTCGACGCCACTTAGGTTCAAAAACGAGAGCTTCATTG ATCAAAGACTGAAGTACAGCAGAGATGAACTACTAGCCATGAGCTTTGTGTCATCAACATCTTCTCCTTCCAATGCCAGTTGA
- the LOC115999654 gene encoding receptor-like protein 53 isoform X1 yields MAKFNSSESVKIDSRLVRMCIEAATESRDAIEAWRRQRRTLERLPSQLADVLFHRLLRRRLLFPSLLEVFKHCVEEVNLKGENSVDAEWMAYLGGFHYLRTLNLSDCRKMSSSSLWPITGLTNLKELDLSRCSKLTDAGIRHLLSIPVLEKLWIAETGVTAEGVILLRSLTNLSLLDLGGLPVTDVALCSLQALTKLQYLDIWGSELSNKGASVLKMFRGLSFLNLAWTKVTSLPTLPSLAYLNMSNCIVNSVFEGEGGKVMVERLILSGATISDGSEAFQYVEASRLALLNLSNSSLNSFSFLRCMNAITELDLSGCCVGDESVEYIECIGASLRYLNLSKTKVSSAGVGTLARHAPNLETLLLSYTGIDDNAIAYISTMPLLKFISLSGTNVKGLLNHVESDNVWNSLSAFHSLDHLERLELEETQIKDATLSPLSSICKLGYLSLRSGPLTDACLYHLSQIRNLINLVVRDAVLTNAGLYTFNPPSGLEMLDLRGCWLLTDDALLSFCQKHPSIELKHELVSTSPFDKAGSHHSSPSQHTSRNSEYKHKHNKLPSTPLRFKNESFIDQRLKYSRDELLAMSFVSSTSSPSNAS; encoded by the exons ATGGCGAAGTTTAATTCGTCGGAATCGGTGAAAATTGACAGTCGATTGGTACGGATGTGCATCGAAGCCGCGACTGAGAGCCGCGACGCCATCGAGGCCTGGCGGAGACAGCGCCGCACTCTGGAGCGCTTGCCTTCACAGCTTGCTGACGTTCTCTTCCACCGCCTCCTCCGCCGTCGCCTCCTCTTCCCTTCTCTGCTCGA AGTCTTTAAACATTGTGTGGAAGAAGTAAACTTGAAAGGCGAGAATAGTGTGGATGCAGAATGGATGGCCTATTTAGGTGGCTTCCACTACTTGCGCACTCTGAATCTGTCAGATTGCCGAAAAATGAGTAGTTCCTCTCTATGGCCTATTACAG GCTTGACAAACTTGAAGGAACTTGACCTCTCTAGATGCTCAAAGCTTACTGATGCTGGAATCAGGCATCTTTTATCTATTCCAGTGTTGGAGAAGTTGTGGATTGCAGAAACAGGTGTAACTGCAGAGGGAGTTATACTTCTCCGTTCGCTAACCAATTTATCTTTATTGGATTTGGGAGGATTACCTGTAACTGATGTAGCTCTGTGTTCTCTACAG GCTCTCACTAAACTGCAATATTTAGATATCTGGGGAAGTGAATTATCTAACAAAGGAGCTTCTGTTCTTAAAATGTTCCGGGGATTAAGTTTCTTGAACTTAGCTTGGACAAAGGTTACAAGTTTGCCAACTCTGCCCTCTCTTGCTTACCTGAACATGAGTAACTGCATTGTAAATTCTGTATTTGAAGGAGAAGGTGGTAAAGTGATGGTGGAAAGACTTATTCTATCTGGAGCTACAATCTCAGATGGCTCTGAAGCCTTTCAATATGTAGAAGCCTCTCGCTTGGCTCTTCTGAATTTGTCCAACTCTTCTCTTAATTCGTTCAGTTTTTTGAGGTGTATGAATGCCATAACAGAACTAGATCTGAGTGGTTGCTGTGTGGGAGATGAGTCTGTTGAATACATTGAATGCATTGGAGCAAGTTTACGATATTTAAATCTCAGCAAGACAAAAGTAAGCTCAGCTGGAGTGGGTACCTTAGCTAGACATGCTCCTAATCTTGAAACTTTGCTGTTGTCTTACACTGGCATTGATGATAATGCCATTGCATACATCAGCACAATGCCATTACTAAAGTTTATCAGCCTAAGTGGTACAAATGTCAAAG GTCTCCTTAACCATGTGGAATCTGATAATGTTTGGAACTCACTGTCAGCATTTCATAGTCTAGATCACTTAGAAAGGTTGGAGTTGGAGGAGACTCAAATTAAGGACGCAACACTATCCCCTCTGTCGAGCATCTGTAAATTGGGCTATTTATCTTTACGAAGTGGACCCCTAACGGATGCCTGCTTGTATCATTTGTCACAAATTAGAAACTTGATAAATCTTGTGGTTCGTGATGCTGTGCTAACAAATGCAGGGCTGTATACCTTCAACCCCCCATCAGGTTTAGAAATGCTTGATCTGAGAGGGTGCTGGCTCCTAACAGATGATGCTCTCTTGTCATTTTGTCAAAAACACCCTTCAATTGAATTGAAGCATGAGCTTGTCAGCACTTCCCCCTTTGACAAAGCTGGATCTCATCACTCATCTCCATCACAACATACCTCAAGGAACTCAGAATACAAACACAAGCACAATAAACTACCCTCGACGCCACTTAGGTTCAAAAACGAGAGCTTCATTG ATCAAAGACTGAAGTACAGCAGAGATGAACTACTAGCCATGAGCTTTGTGTCATCAACATCTTCTCCTTCCAATGCCAGTTGA
- the LOC115999516 gene encoding uncharacterized protein LOC115999516, producing MAKFNSSESVKIDSRLVRMCIEAANESRDAIEAWRRQRRTLERLPSQLADVLFHRLLRRRLLFPSLLEVFKHCVEEVNLKGENSVDAKWMAYLGGFHYLRTLNMSDCRKMSSSSLWPITDYIILYLCGDNILISSVNAMLVGAQCVFMHSFTIPPKLEKEDLPAIIAENDTPFFSCSLDGASTLSFYCSLKEVILLSNMTN from the exons ATGGCGAAGTTTAATTCGTCGGAATCGGTGAAAATTGACAGTCGATTGGTACGGATGTGCATCGAAGCCGCGAATGAGAGCCGCGACGCCATCGAGGCCTGGCGGAGACAGCGCCGCACTCTGGAGCGCTTGCCTTCACAGCTTGCTGACGTTCTCTTCCACCGCCTCCTCCGCCGTCGCCTCCTCTTCCCTTCTCTGCTCGA AGTCTTTAAACATTGTGTGGAAGAAGTAAACTTGAAAGGCGAGAATAGTGTGGATGCAAAATGGATGGCCTATTTAGGTGGCTTCCACTACTTGCGCACTCTGAATATGTCAGATTGCCGAAAAATGAGTAGTTCCTCTCTATGGCCTATTACAG ATTACATTATTCTGTATCTCTGTGGTGATAATATACTCATCTCAAGTGTCAATGCCATGCTTG TTGGTGCACAATGTGTGTTTATGCATTCATTCACTATTCCACCAAAATTAGAGAAGGAAGACTTACCTGCTATTATAGCTGAAAATGACACTCCATTCTTCAGTTGCAGTCTCGATGGAGCTTCTACTTTGTCGTTCTATTGCAGCCTCAAAGAGGTCATATTGCTCTCCAATATGACAAACTGA
- the LOC115999186 gene encoding endoglucanase 6-like: MKGIVKLCSIAPLFLALGLLPLALAGHDYAQALSKSFLFYEAQRSGYLPSTQRVRWRGHSGLLDGKANGVDLVGGYYDAGDNVKFGLPMAFTVTMMSWSIIEYGKQMAASGELGHAMDAVKWGTDYFIKAHPEPNVLYGEVGDGDTDHYCWQRPEDMTTSRTAYKIDPSRPGSDLAGETAAAMAAASIVFRRSNPSYSNELLQHAYQLFEFADKYRGKYDSSITVAQRYYQSVSGYADELLWAAAWLYKASNNQYYLNYLAKNGNALGGTSWAMTEFGWDVKYAGVQTLVAKFLMEGKGGGYESVLESYQEKAESFMCSCLGKGNRNVQLTPGGLIYHQGWNNLQFVTSASFLLTVYSDYLSSSRKYLKCNSGYVPPSALISFAQSQVDYILGDNPRATSYMVGYGNNYPRQVHHRGSSIVSIKVDPTFVSCRGGYATWYGRKGSDPNLLTGAIVGGPDAYDNFADERDNFEQTEPATYNNAPLIGVLARLHAGRGGYNQLLPVATPQPKPTPRWRPTPTPAPASAQIWVQQRVTKSWVYGGKLYHRYLVRVTNKSGKTVKNLKLSISKLYGPLWGLSKYGNSYFFPSWLTALPAGKTLKFVYIHSASPAQVWVSGYNLL; encoded by the exons ATGAAGGGAATTGTGAAGCTCTGTTCCATAGCTCCCCTGTTTCTGGCTCTGGGTCTTCTTCCTCTCGCATTGGCCGGCCATGACTACGCCCAAGCTCTCAGCAAGAGCTTCCTCTTCTACGAGGCTCAGAGATCTGGGTATCTCCCCTCTACCCAGAGAGTCCGCTGGAGGGGCCATTCCGGCCTCCTCGATGGAAAAGCTAATGGG GTGGATCTTGTTGGAGGGTACTATGATGCAGGGGACAATGTGAAATTTGGGTTGCCCATGGCGTTCACGGTTACCATGATGTCCTGGAGCATCATCGAATATGGGAAACAAATGGCTGCCAGTGGGGAGCTTGGGCACGCCATGGACGCCGTTAAGTGGGGAACTGACTACTTCATCAAAGCTCACCCTGAACCTAACGTCCTCTACGGCGAG GTGGGAGATGGTGACACCGACCACTACTGCTGGCAACGGCCGGAGGATATGACGACTTCGAGGACGGCTTACAAGATTGACCCAAGCCGGCCGGGATCCGACCTCGCCGGCGAGACCGCCGCCGCCATGGCCGCCGCGTCCATCGTCTTCCGCCGCTCCAACCCTTCCTACTCCAATGAGCTGCTCCAGCACGCGTACCAG CTGTTTGAATTTGCGGACAAGTACCGGGGCAAATATGACAGTAGCATAACCGTCGCACAGAGATACTACCAATCCGTTAGTGGATATGCG GATGAGTTGTTGTGGGCAGCTGCCTGGTTGTACAAGGCATCAAACAACCAATACTACCTGAACTACTTGGCCAAGAATGGCAATGCCCTTGGAGGGACTAGTTGGGCAATGACTGAGTTTGGATGGGATGTTAAGTATGCAGGTGTTCAAACTCTTGTTGCCAAG TTTCTGATGGAAGGAAAAGGTGGTGGATATGAATCAGTGCTTGAGAGTTACCAGGAAAAGGCAGAGTCTTTCATGTGTTCGTGCCTCGGAAAGGGAAACCGAAATGTTCAGCTAACTCCAGGAGGGCTAATTTACCACCAGGGATGGAACAATTTGCAGTTTGTCACCAGCGCGTCGTTCCTTCTCACTGTCTACTCTGATTATCTGTCGTCTTCTCGCAAGTACCTCAAGTGTAACTCTGGCTATGTTCCCCCATCTGCATTGATCTCATTTGCTCAGTCACAG GTGGACTACATTCTTGGAGACAACCCGAGAGCCACTAGTTACATGGTGGGCTATGGGAACAACTACCCGAGACAAGTTCACCACCGAGGCTCCTCCATTGTGTCCATTAAGGTTGATCCTACATTTGTTAGCTGCAGAGGAGGGTATGCCACCTGGTACGGTAGGAAAGGCAGTGACCCGAATCTCCTTACTGGTGCCATTGTTGGTGGACCTGATGCTTATGACAACTTCGCTGATGAAAGAGACAACTTCGAGCAGACCGAGCCTGCTACTTACAACAATGCCCCGTTGATTGGTGTCTTGGCTAGATTGCACGCTGGCCGTGGTGGATATAACCAGCTCCTTCCAG TTGCTACTCCTCAGCCCAAGCCTACTCCCAGATGGAGACCAACTCCCACTCCAGCTCCAG CATCAGCTCAAATTTGGGTTCAACAGAGGGTGACAAAGTCATGGGTTTATGGAGGCAAACTATACCACAGATACTTGGTAAGGGTGACCAACAAGTCTGGGAAGACTGTCAAGAATTTGAAGCTCTCCATTTCCAAGCTGTATGGCCCTCTCTGGGGTCTTTCAAAGTATGGGAACTCCTACTTCTTCCCATCATGGCTCACCGCTCTACCGGCTGGAAAAACGCTCAAATTCGTGTACATCCACAGCGCCTCTCCGGCTCAGGTCTGGGTATCAGGCTACAACCTGCTCTGA